The Acidimicrobiales bacterium genome has a segment encoding these proteins:
- a CDS encoding ABC transporter substrate-binding protein, with amino-acid sequence MRTRFVLSVALIALVAAGCGNSGSDETAPAATTAVPTTAAPTTTAAPATTTTTTEPPDPRFTFEQVEGVPGVDDEEIAFAVIGIRTLNPLGTCILDCYLDGIEAYFAFRNAEGGLFGRELSVGYVLDDELFSNQVRALEVISADDVFGVFNATLIANGWGDLNDSGIPTFAWNIHATESANRTNIFGHIAAMCATCTQRAVPYTVKIAGATKVASLGYGVSENSKVCTRAVADSIDLYSADIGAEMAYFNDSLGYGLPNGIAPEVTQMKELGVDFISTCMDLNAMKTLAQELARQGMGDVVLYHPNTYNHPFVAEAGDLFDGDFVTPQFMPFEADAGNTMQTAFIDTMAELGRDLSELAMVGWINADAAYTAILSAGPVFDRKSAIDALNSQTAYDAGGLIVPIDWSRQHVTPVEGDATNDYALECFAPVRMSGGALETVADPATPWFCWDNTTLDWAEPSQTVFGD; translated from the coding sequence ATGAGAACACGGTTTGTCTTGTCGGTGGCGTTGATCGCGCTGGTTGCCGCCGGGTGCGGAAACTCCGGTAGTGACGAGACCGCTCCGGCGGCTACCACGGCTGTGCCGACGACCGCGGCTCCAACCACCACAGCTGCCCCAGCCACCACGACAACGACCACTGAGCCTCCGGATCCCCGTTTCACCTTTGAACAGGTCGAAGGGGTACCCGGCGTGGACGACGAGGAGATCGCCTTCGCGGTCATCGGCATTCGGACCCTCAACCCGTTGGGGACGTGCATTCTGGACTGCTACCTGGACGGCATCGAGGCGTACTTCGCTTTCCGGAACGCCGAAGGTGGACTGTTCGGACGTGAGTTGAGCGTCGGTTATGTGCTCGACGACGAGTTGTTCTCCAACCAGGTTCGGGCCCTGGAGGTCATTTCCGCCGACGACGTTTTCGGCGTCTTCAACGCCACCCTGATCGCAAACGGCTGGGGAGACCTGAACGACAGTGGGATCCCCACCTTTGCGTGGAACATCCACGCCACAGAATCAGCCAACCGGACCAACATCTTCGGACACATCGCGGCAATGTGTGCCACTTGCACCCAACGGGCCGTGCCCTACACGGTGAAGATCGCCGGTGCCACCAAGGTGGCATCACTGGGCTACGGGGTCAGTGAGAACTCGAAGGTGTGCACCCGGGCGGTTGCCGACTCGATCGACCTCTACTCGGCCGACATCGGTGCCGAGATGGCCTACTTCAACGACAGCTTGGGCTATGGGCTTCCCAATGGGATCGCTCCAGAGGTAACACAGATGAAGGAGTTGGGCGTCGATTTCATCTCCACCTGTATGGACCTGAACGCCATGAAGACTCTGGCCCAGGAGTTGGCCCGCCAGGGCATGGGTGACGTGGTGCTCTACCACCCCAATACCTACAACCATCCGTTCGTAGCTGAAGCTGGCGACCTCTTCGACGGGGACTTCGTGACCCCACAGTTCATGCCCTTCGAGGCCGATGCCGGCAACACCATGCAGACAGCGTTCATCGACACCATGGCCGAGTTGGGTCGGGATCTCTCAGAATTGGCCATGGTCGGATGGATCAACGCCGACGCGGCATATACCGCCATCCTTTCCGCTGGACCCGTCTTCGATCGGAAGTCAGCTATCGACGCCCTCAACAGCCAAACCGCGTACGACGCGGGAGGGCTGATCGTCCCGATCGACTGGAGCCGACAACACGTCACACCAGTGGAAGGGGACGCGACCAACGACTACGCGCTTGAATGCTTCGCCCCGGTTCGTATGAGCGGGGGCGCCCTCGAAACAGTGGCCGATCCAGCAACGCCCTGGTTCTGCTGGGACAACACGACCCTCGACTGGGCCGAGCCCAGCCAAACAGTCTTCGGCGACTGA